gcagcaGCCTCCGCGCCGACGTCCTCCTCCGCACGCTCTGCGCCACCGCCACTGCGCCCCCCCTCACGTCCTCGGCCGCCAAGACCCGCCTCCGCCGCGAGTACGACGCCGACCGCGCCGTCTCCCTCCTCGAGGCCATCGACACCGCCTCCCTCTCCGCCGGCTCTACGCGCCATGCGCTCTCCCTTGCCGCACGCCGCCTCACCCGCGCCGGacggcatgctgatgccgaggcGCTCCTCTCCTCCCACATCCCAGCTTCCCCAACCGAGCCGCATCTCTCGGCCATCCTCTGCTCATACGCCTCCGCCGGCCTCCCCGAGAAGGCCCTCGAAGCCTTCCGctccgccgcgccgtccctcCCATCCCCCATCTCGCCGATGCCCTTTAACGCCCTCCTGTCAGCCTTCGTCCGGTGCCGCCGCCACCTCCGCGTCCCGGTCCTCTTCGAGGAGCTCTCCAAGGAGTTCTCCATCACCCCCAACGCCATCTCCTACGCCATACTGGTGAAGGCTCACTGTATGGTCCGCCATGACGCCAAGGCACACGAAGTGATAGCTCGGATGCGTGAGGAAGGTATCTCGCCGACCACCACCAtctacaccacaatgattgattCCATGTATAAGCAGAAGAAGGTAGAGGAGGCCCGGACTTTGTGGAAGCAGATGCTGGAGAGCGGATGCAAGCCGGACCATGCAACATATAATGTGAAGGCCATGCACCACGGACTGAATGGCAAGCCGGAAGGTGTTCTCCAGGTGATGGCGGAAATGGAGGCCGATGGAGTAAAGCCAGACACCATCACCTACAATTTCCTCATGACTGCCTATTGCAAAGATGGAAAGATGGAGGATGCCAAGGCGCTGTACCGTTCGCTAGGTGACAAAGGGTGCTCAGCGAATGCAGCCACATATAAGCACATGCTTGCAGCGCTGTTTGCTCATGGCGATTTTGATACTGCCTTGGAGATCTTCAGGGAAAGCATGAGCAAGCACAAGGTGCCAGACTTCAAGACAATGAAAGGATTTGTTGAAGGGTTGGCGAAGGGAGGCAGGGTGGCTGAGGCGAAGGAGGTTATTTATGTGGTGATGAAGAAGTTCCCTGATACTATGCTGTCCGGATGGAAGAAGCTGGAAAAGGAGCTTGGGTTCTGCTCAGATAACGGAGATACAACCCCTCACGCAGAATGTACAGCTGAAGAACCAGTCTCTGAGGCTGAGCCTGCTACCACCGAGGCACTTGAACTCAAAGATTCTGCTGCTGAGGAAACAGGTGTGTCAGAAGAATCTGATGATGATGAAACGCCCTCACCTGAGACATCCACTGATGAGGAAGTGCCGAGGGGTCCTGCTTAATTGAAGAGTACTTTGTTTCAGTTTGGTTAGAATGTTTGAATTGAGCTCATTCTCAACATTGAAGAATTGTTACTGCTGCTTTGGGGAGAGGTAGACGCTAAGGTGTTGCCGTTTTCGATAAGGGCTCGTGGGATACTAACGTGAATAAGTTATAGGATTATGTCACTTCGGAATTAAGAGTCGGCTGTTACTGTGAGCAGTGTGCGCGATGTTAGGCGATATTGTTCCGGTGATGCTTGTCTTCAATTAAAATCATTGGGCATTGCCATTTTTATTGTTATTATGGTTTTGTGTATCCAAGTTTACTTTGTATCAATAGTACTATGGATGTCTGAATTATTATTAGCAGCAAGGGTGTGCAGTGAAACCAGCACCACTGCAAGTGAGTGAAGTGACTGCTTCACCATTAACAGTGTTGGTGCTGGTACTTTGTCTTCTCTATCGTGAATTAAGAAGAGTTTGGTTCCTGCTTTGCTTCCATGAACTACCTGTGGTAATAAGAAAACTGCATTTTAGATGTTCTAATGTTTTGGAGTTGTGTGTAGTAATTTATTTCAGGAATCTGCAGCTGCCAGGTTTGCCAAATCATGCTGCTGTAAATACCTTGTGATCAAAGAGCCCAAGAGATATTGTCATGCACATTCTCCATGCAACTCTTGTCTTgcgatggcattgcataattagAAGAAGAGTGAAATGGGAATAACTTGGTAATTTGGGTAGTCAGCATTTAAATTTTTAAGCAACTAATATTATACCAAATACTTCCTGGAAGATCAGCAAGACATTAGGGACAGAAAGTGACGAAGAGATATCCTACTTCACAAGTGAATTGATACAATCACTGATTCACCGTTAATGATATTGGTGTTAGTTTTACTTCGGTAATGTAGGAGATGGTATGCCTTTAGTGTCTGGTTAGTGGTAATCTATTTGTGCTTTTTTCCCTAATACAGTGTTAGCTCTATGTTAACCTTCTTTTAGGTATTTCCTGCTTCAGGATTTTCTTTGTACCAAACCCCAAAAATATAAATAGGCGTATTTGCCCAGTATGTTGCTCTGGTTTAGTCCAAATATTTTAAGTTGCATGGTATCCTAAAATATGGCTTTTCTTATAGAGTTTACTCCCATTTATTTACCTGTGTTGTTCCTCCATAATAACAGAATTGATGTCGGTTAGACTTTGTGTTTCTTGTAATTAAAGGTTTGATGTGGGATATGAAATTCGAGTACGACAGCTGTTGTACTGAAAACAATCTGTTAGAAAAAAGCTGAAGTAGAGAAGCAGAGGGGAGCTGGGGCTGAACACAGGGTAGTGTTTTTCTGAAGCTGTGACTTGTATTGCTGCTCGAAGATAGAtctatactccctccgttcctaaatatttgtctttctagagatttcagcaaatgactacatacgaagcaaaatgagtgaatctacactctaaaatgtgtctatatacatccgtatgtggtagtccatttgaaatctctaaaaagtcaaatatttaggaacggagggagtatatggagTAGTACCGAGCAAGTCGCTTGCTAAACTGAACCAACCACGCAGCTCTAGTAACTGCTTCTATCATTCACCGACCTGTTTCTCTGCTAGCTTTTTTCTCCTAATGCCAGGAACTTTGTCCTGATGCCTTTTTTTTGCATGTGTTCTAATAATAGTATGTTGGCCAGCTATGCTTCTCAAGTATGCGTCAATACAAATTATTCGGGACATTGTTGCACTGTGCTGCAGGTAGTTTTTGGTGCAGTTTATCATTTTCTGTTTCACATACACATTGTTGTTGCCTAATATCCTAGGATTAGAAGTTCTTATGATGATGCCGTCATGAAATTATTTTTAAATGTTAGATCATTAAAGTATTTGTATCTTTTATCTTGCCAGAATTACTTGGctgtattttttttcttctctgaTGTCATTTTTGTCTTTGTTCTTTATTTCCTGTTATCAATTAATTTCATACAGGGTGTGTTCCTCTTAGTTCTGCGGTCGAAAGATTGATTAGCTTGGTTTTGCTGCTTTTTAGACAGCTAGCTAGAAATTCGGGTATGTTGTGTGCCTTCAGGTTGTAATATAAGGTCTCTCTGGTTCCGAGAGTTTAGCCACTACATACATGTCTTTGCCAGCAACCTGCATTTGGTGAATATGTGGTACTACCTCTGTATATTACAGACGTCTTATATTTAGTTACAGAGATAGTATCTTTTTTTTTTGCTGAATACTCCTTTGATTCTTTGTAAAAAGGATAGTGACTTTGCAAAGTTTACCTGGTCTTCCATTTCTGTTTTTGAGAAGACAGTGCATCTTTATTTAAATTGCTCCTCATTGCCTGTTGGAGCACCCAAATGGACACAATGAATGTTTGAACGTCCCAGTCAAAAAAATGAATGTTTGAACGTTCCTCTTTCTGCTCGCCACATGATTGGACTGTGACTCGTGCTGGACGTCTGGAGTGAATTGGATGACGTCAAGACATATACGTATAGTAAAAGAAACTTAAGATGACAAGAGTGTATGAAAAAAAAGTTAATGGTTATTTAGGGCAGGTTGCATGTGCATGAAGAGTTGAGCATACGGACGAAGAGTTAGCTGGAAAGCGTTTTTACATGATGGACATACTTGATGACGTGGATACTATTAGGTATATATTCTGTGTCTATAGTCTGTTGTATGCATTTTTTTAAGATAGTAGGGATGAATCTATTAGGTATATAGTATGTGTCTATAGTCTGTTGTATGCATTTTTGTAAGAGAACACCATGTTTTTTGTTTATATTAAAAAACTATATTTCATTTTAAAGAATTACCTTTGATTTTCTTTGGACATGAACTGGAAAAAGTATAAATACCATGGAACTTGAATATTTAGTATGTGCGTTTTGAGGTCTACATCTCAAAGAAATGGCTCGGACTAGTTATTATACAAGGAGTTCATGGAACATTGTTTTCATGTACTGCCGATGAATAGTGAAATCAAAGCAGTAAGTTAATGAAATCCCTAAATAATTTCAAGAACCGTCTGGCATGCTACACTAAATTCTGTGTGACCAAAGAGCCCAGGAAATAACTCTTGTTTTGCAATGAGATTGCATAATTAGAAGAACCATTTAGAGCTTGTTTGGGACTACTCAGCTCCATCAAAATCAACTTCACTCCATCAGATCAATTTTAAATTTCACTCAAGAGTTGCAGCTCCACCAAATAACAGTTTATCATGTTTGGCTTTCAACTAGCTTCAGCTTAAAGAATGGAATTTTCTGGTCAGAAAAGTCTATTTGGTTGGTTGATGTGGGGAAAACAGAGAAGGGGTATTCATTTGCCGGTGGTAGTGACGGGTAATTTCTCCCCAACTCCATAAGGACTCTTTGAACTAGAGTTTTTAAAGCACCTTAACGAAAAACAGGGAGTTATATCTCATATTCTAGTTTTTTCGGGAGCAAAATATCATGGGGCAACCCCATCTGATATGTGTTTTTTTAAGTGGAGCTAAATTATAGAGAGCAACAATGTAGATAAGCTAGTTGTTATCGACCATTTGGGTAGTCATCAATTATTGGGACTAGCTGCGGGGCAGTCGCCTGATTTTAGGATTGGGGTCAGTCAATTTCTATCCAATCGACTGAACCAAAATTAAGGTTAGTCAATTCAGTACTATAAACACAACTTAAGCCTTTTTTTCCACACGAAACCAACAAAAACAGAAATAATGAAAAACAATAAAAGTAGTTTTCTAATGCATAATGAATTACTTGAATCAAGAAAAACAATAAAAACTAAAATGAAGTGTTTTCTACAAAGAAGTTTTTCCAAAAAGTAATGGATTAGTGAGATCGGTATTATCcttacaaaataaaataaatgaaaattaaaacaaaatcaaaaaaataaaaacttTTTCTGCAGGAAACaaagaaataaaaactaaaaTGAAGTAAAAATGAAGTTTTCTATGAAAAAATGAATTCatggcattggtattacccttttgagaaagaaaataaaaaataaaacaaaataaaaataatgaAATTTCCTAAGAAAGAATGAAACCCTttaagaaaagagaaaaagaaattGGAAAACCTTACAAAACTTGCAGTAAAATTATACTTTCTTAAATATGCAaagaataagcatataatagtGCAATTTTCGCATTCTACTATAATTTACACACATATTATTTAGTACTCGCATTTATACTTACACACAAAAAGAATATAAAAACTAATAATAAAAACTAAAATGAAGTGTTTTCTAAAAAGTAATGGATTAGTGAGATCAGTATTATCcttacaaaagaaaagaaaatgaaaacaaaaataataataatgaattaaaataacaaataaaaaataaatgaaGCTTT
The sequence above is a segment of the Aegilops tauschii subsp. strangulata cultivar AL8/78 chromosome 6, Aet v6.0, whole genome shotgun sequence genome. Coding sequences within it:
- the LOC109766122 gene encoding pentatricopeptide repeat-containing protein At2g18520, mitochondrial, whose amino-acid sequence is MAALASLLRRRSSLRADVLLRTLCATATAPPLTSSAAKTRLRREYDADRAVSLLEAIDTASLSAGSTRHALSLAARRLTRAGRHADAEALLSSHIPASPTEPHLSAILCSYASAGLPEKALEAFRSAAPSLPSPISPMPFNALLSAFVRCRRHLRVPVLFEELSKEFSITPNAISYAILVKAHCMVRHDAKAHEVIARMREEGISPTTTIYTTMIDSMYKQKKVEEARTLWKQMLESGCKPDHATYNVKAMHHGLNGKPEGVLQVMAEMEADGVKPDTITYNFLMTAYCKDGKMEDAKALYRSLGDKGCSANAATYKHMLAALFAHGDFDTALEIFRESMSKHKVPDFKTMKGFVEGLAKGGRVAEAKEVIYVVMKKFPDTMLSGWKKLEKELGFCSDNGDTTPHAECTAEEPVSEAEPATTEALELKDSAAEETGVSEESDDDETPSPETSTDEEVPRGPA